The DNA segment TGTGGACGAAGTCGCACACCGCCTGCACCCGTCCCCAGCCGGGGGCGATGGCACCGAAAAGGTCCCACGCCGTCTGGCTCAGCCGGTCGGTCTCGCAGTAGCGGCTCCCCATCAGATAGACGAGGCACTCGTCGGGAAGGTCCGGCACCGCCATCTCGCGCGCGTTGGGGAAAAAACCATCCCTCAGCCCGTTATCCTCGATGGTCGCGTCGCCCCAGATCGTCAGGTCGCCTGCCGGCGCGACAAGGCGGCGACAGCGGTTGCCGAACAGGTCGCGATAGGTGGACATTGCCACATCGGGCGTGGTGAACACCGTTTCCGGAACCCGGATATCAGCCGCGCGATCCTCGTGGACCGATAGCAGACAGACCAGAGCCGTCGGTTGGGGACAGCTCAGCGTGATCTCATAGCCGTAACGGATCAGCATGCAGGGTTCCAGATTCGCTAGTGGTCGAGTCTAACGGAGGTCCGCTACCGTCAGGGTGTAGGAGGTGCGCCGGCCTTCGGCGTAGATCTTGCGGGCGGCATCGTGGACAGCGCCGCGTGCCGCGTCGAAGGCGGTCAGATAGTCAGCCTCCGATCGTTCGGCCGTTCCCACCGTGGCAAGCGATCGCGCCAGCGCGTCGGTCGCCACGAAGAACGGAACCTCGAACATGCCGTCATAGCCGGTGAACCGGACAGCGTTGCGTGTCCTGTCGAAACTGCGGGACGGATTGGGAAAAGCCAACGTCATGATAGCCACCTCCTCGCAACCGCGACGAGGTCGCAGCTGAAGCCGCTCAGGGTCGGAGCCGCGCTCGGCATCGCCTCGCGCACCACCCGCCATTGCGTCGTCATGTGGCGCCGGGCGCCGGGAATATCGCGGATCGGTATGTGCGGCCGATAGGCGGGCATGGAGGAGCTGCGAGCGCGAGGCCAGCCAGGGTGGCGACATGTCGACACCGCATGATTGCCTGCCGACACCCGCGCGCCATGTTCACGCGTTGCGGAAAGTGCGCTCGCGCAGCGTCCCGGTTTCGCCCGGCGCCGCGGCAGCGACCAGTTCCAGGCAGTCTTCGGTGGTCACGCGCTCATACTGCTCGCTCTCATTGCGAATGCGGTACTGAAGCGAGTTTTCGCGCGGCGGCAGCGTGCCGGTAATGCGGTAGATGTCGCCGAACCGGGAGGCGGAAACGCCGTACCCGCCCTTCAGGCGAACGGTCTGCCCGACCACGAAGATATGTGTCTGCGCGTCGCGGCTGATCGCGCGGGGCTTGCTGGCGGGCAGCGTGGGTGTGGCTGTCATGATGGAATAGAGTCCTTGTAGAACAAGATCAGAAGAACCGTCCGGTCTGATCGGCGTCATCCGTCACATCGGACGCCGCAGGTCGATCACCGGCAGGTAGCGGAAGGCACTGGCGCGATGCGCATCAGGTCGGGTCACACCCGCCAGAACCGAAACCTGCGTCGCCAGCACACAGTGGCCAGCGGGAAGTGCTTCGGAGCCGGGCGGGGCAACGTCAGCGCCGGATGGGCGCCCTGCATCCGCTTTCGAGTTCGAGCCGAATAGAACATTTCGCTCGCCTCAGAGGCGGCAAGCAATCATATCGGCCCAGCAGAATTTATTCTTACGCCTTGACTGCGTTCCCGGCAAGGAAAAACCGATATGCCTACGTATTTCCGCCGTTCATGGCGCCCGCTGTCGAAATAAATTATGGCATAGCCGATACGAAAGACCTGCGTTCTTTTATGCAGCCCGCACATCACAGCCAGACGGCTGGTCTGGTTCCGCCGCCCACACATGGCAGCGGCATGGCCGCCGTGCAGATGCCAAAGCGGCTGTCAGGCCGGCCCGTGATCCTCAACATCCCACTTTCGACCGATCGGCGCTCTGACATAGGCTGGGAGCCAACGCCATCTTTGGCCCGTGCGCGCCAAATGCCTGGAGGCGGTAAGGAGAGCGACATGAACCTGCGCAAGAAGCTGATCGCAAAGCCGGGCAAGCGGATCAAGCTGAGCAAGATCGATGCCGCCTTCCACGGCAACTACGCCGACGACGAGCAGGCCAAGGACGCTCTTGCCCGAAACGTGGCGCGCCTCGCTGAACTCCAGCAGAAACTCTACGCCGAGAAGAAGCACGCGCTCCTTATCGTGCTGCAGGGCATCGACGCCGCCGGCAAGGACGGCACCTGCTGGCATGTGATGGCCGCCATGAACCCGCTCGGCACCTATGTGAAGAGCTTCAAGCAGCCGACCGAAGAGGAACAACGGCACGATTTCCTGTGGCGCGTGCACCCCTTCGCGCCCGGCCTTGGCCAGATGGCGGTTTTCAACCGGTCCCATTACGAGGAGGTGCTGGTGCCGCGGGTGCACGATCTGGTGCCGAAATCAGTCTGGTCGTCCCGCTACGACCTCATCAACAGCTTCGAGGAGGGCCTCACGCAGGCCGGCGTCACCCTCCTGAAGTTCTTCCTCTACATCACACCGGAGGAGCAGCTGGAGCGCTTTCGCCAGCGGCTGGATGACCCGGCGCGGCAGTGGAAAATCAGCGAGGCGGACTATACCGAGCGCGCACACTGGGACGCCTACATCGACGCGTATGAGGACATGCTGGAGAAGTGCTCCACCCCGCACGCGCCCTGGTACGTTATTCCCTCGAACCACAAATGGTTTCGCAATCTCGCCGTCTCCACCATCATCGAGGCGACGCTCGACGACATGAAGCTGACATTGCCGGAGCCGACCGTGAACCTCGACGAGATCCGCCGGAAATATCACCAGGCGAAGAAAACCGGCGTAGGCAAGGCCGGCTCACCTGCGGACCGGTAGAGCGTTCGCCGCCGAAGTGGGTTCCGCCTCGCGGGAAGAAAGCACGTCGAACCAGACAGCCGGAGCCGTCTCAGCGAACCGGAGTTCACCGAGGACGCTCTAGTTCGCCCCTCTCCCGCCCCTCGCGCGCGGCTCAACGGCGCTTGAAGGCGTCCATCAGCGCCGCGCCCAGCGCCCCCTGCGGTTCACGCGGCGCGGGCTTCGGCGCACCGGCGCGGGAAGGGCCGGCCTTGCCCTTGGCATCCCGCTGCCCGGCATCCCGCGGCCCTGCATCAGGCTGGGTCCGCTCGCGCGGGGCGCTGCCGGCGTCGCGGCGCATGGAGAGCGAGATGCGCTTGCGCTTCAGATCGACCTCCAGCACCCGCACCTTCACCACGTCGCCGACCTTCACCACCTCGTGCGCGTCCTTCACGAAACGGTCGGCGAGCTGCGAGACATGGACCAGCCCGTCCTGATGCACGCCGATATCCACGAAAGCGCCGAAGGCGGCGACGTTGGTCACCGTGCCCTCCAGCTGCATGCCCGGCTGCAGATGCTTGATGTCGTCGACATCCTCCGCAAAGGTCGCGGTCTTGAAGGCCGGGCGCGGGTCGCGGCCGGGCTTTTCCAGCTCGGCGATGATGTCGCGCACCGTCGGCAGGCCGAAACGTTCATCGACGAATGCGCGCGCATCGACGCTTCCCAGCGCCGCGCTGTCGCCCATCAGCGTACGCAGGTCGCGCCCGCACGCCGCCACGATCTTGCGGGCGACACCATAGGCCTCCGGGTGCACGGCGGAGGCGTCAAGCGGCTCGCTGCCGTCGCGAATGCGCAGGAAGCCGGCGCACTGCTCGAAGGTGCGCGGGCCGAGGCGAGCGACGTCGAGCAGCTGGCGCCGGTTGGCGAAGGCACCATGGGCATCGCGATGAGCGACCACCGCCTCCGCGAGCGAGGCGCCAAGGCCGGACACCCTGGCCAGCAGCGACGCCGAGGCCGTGTTGAGGTCGACCCCGACCGCGTTCACCGCATCCTCCACCACCGCGTCCAGCGCCCGCGCCAGGTGATACTGGTCGACATCGTGCTGGTACTGGCCGACGCCGATCGACTTCGGCTCGATCTTCACCAGTTCCGCCAGCGGGTCCTGCAGGCGCCGGGCAATGGAGACCGCGCCGCGCAGCGACACGTCGATATTCGGGAATTCCAGCGCCGCCGCCTCGGACGCCGAATAAACGGAGGCCCCCGCTTCCGAGACGATCACCTTGATGGGCTTCGGCGCGGGCATGTCGCCCAGCATCTCCGCCACCAGCCGCTCGGTCTCTCGACTGCCGGTGCCATTGCCGATCGCGACCAGTTCGACGCCATGGGCGCGGATCAGCCGGGCCAGCTCGCCCTGCGTGCCGCGCACGTCGTTCTTGGGCGGGAAGGGATAGACCGTGGTGGTCGTCACCAGCTTTCCGGTGCCGTCGACGATGGCCACCTTCACCCCGGTGCGGATGCCCGGATCCAGCCCCATGGTGGCACGCGAGCCGGCGGGCGCGGCAAGCAGCAGGTCCTTGAGATTGCGGGCGAAGACGTTGATCGCCTCGGTCTCCGCCTTCATCCTGAGTTCGGTCATCAGGTCGATCGAGAGATGAAGCGACAGCTTGACCCGCCAGGTCCAGCCGGCCACCTCCTTCAGCCAGGCATCGCCCGGCAGACGGTCGCCAATGCCATAGGCCTGCGCAATCATGCGGACGGTGGGCTTCACCGGCGCGGGATCCTCCGCATCCGCCTCGATCTCAAGCGCCAGGATGTCCTCGTTCCGGCCGCGCAGCATGGCCAGCGCACGGTGGCTGGGCACATTGGCCCAGCGCTCCACATGGTCGAAATAGTCGGAGAACTTGGCCCCCGCCTCTTCCTTGCCCTCGACCACGCGTGCGCGAAGATTGGCCCGCTCGCGAAGATGGCTGCGCAGCCGGCCGATCAGTTCCGCGTTCTGCGCGAATTGTTCGGAAAGAATGTCGCGGGCGCCTTCAAGCGCGCTCTTCACATCGACGACCTCGTCGGTAAGATAGCCCGTCGCCAGCTCGGCCGGCACCGCGGCCCGCTCGTTCAGGATCGCTTCGGCGAGCGGCCCAAGGCCACGTTCGCGCGCGATGTCCGCCCGGTTCCGGCGCTTGGGCTTGTAGGGCAGGTAGATGTCTTCGAGCTCGGCCTTGGTCGCGACGACGGCGATGGTCGCCTCCAGCTCGTCCGTCAGCTTGCCCTGCTGGCGGATGGACTCGAGGATCGTGCCACGCCGCGATTCCAGTTCGCGCAGATAGATCAGCCTCTCGCCAAGCAGGCGCAGCTGGGTGTCATCGAGCCCGCCGGTCGCTTCCTTGCGATAGCGCGCGATGAACGGAACGGTCGCGCCCTCGTCGAGCAGTGAGATGGCGGCCGCCGCCTGCTGGGGACGGGCCCCGATCTCGGTGGCGATGCGGGCGGCGAGGGATGAGATGTCAGCGGTCATACACAACACGGAATCGCTTCGGGAGAGCGAGACCATATTCAGCCCGGCCGGCAAACGCCACGCCCAAGGCCGGCGGGCGGCCAGAGGAAGCCGCTTTCCCCGCGCAGACCGAAGGCGCGGGGAAGGGGCGATCCGTTGCCAGACCTAGAGCAGCGACTTCGGCATCATCATGTGGATGCCCTTGTTGCCGTCGACGAGCTGGGTCACCCGCAGATTCCCCGCCAGCGAACACAGCATGTAGGCCTGGTTGCGCGAAAGATTGGTGCGCTCGCAGATGTGCTTCACCATTTCGCGCGTCGCCTGCTTGGCGGCGTCGTCGAGGTCCTCGTCAAGGCCGATGGAGATGAGATGCGTCGCGCTTTCCGCGAACGGCCACTCCAGCTCCATGTCCTTGCGCAGGGTCAGCCGGAAGGTGCCGGTGACGCCGGTCTCCAGCGCGGTGATACACACCTCGCCATCGCCCTGCACGCCATGGCCGTCGCCGGCGAAAAACAGCGCGCCCTCGTTGAACACCGGAAGATAGAGCGTGGTGCCGGCGCGCAGCTCCTTGTTGTCCATATTGCCGCCAAAGGCGCGCGGCACCGGCGAACCGCAGCGTCCCCAGGCCGGCGGCGGAGCGGTGGCGATGATGCCGAAGAACGGGTCGAGCGGAATTTCCGTACCCCAGGGCATGACGCAGACATTACGCGCGTGATCGACCACGGGGTGGATGGTCTCGTAATCGGTGAAGTCGTCGGGCAACGTGCCCAGAAGCGGCAGGATGGAGACGAAGCCCCAGTCCTGGCGCACCTTCACGTCGAGAATGTCGACCTGAAGCACGTCTCCGGGCTTGGCGTCCTTCACGAAGACCGGACCGGTCATGAAATGCGGGCCGGGCCCCTGCGGCAGCGTGTCGAGCGCAAGGGCGTAATCCTCCGGCACCGGCATGTTCTCCGGCAGCGTTTCCTTGCCGCCGGCGGGAAAGGAATGC comes from the Ancylobacter pratisalsi genome and includes:
- a CDS encoding transglutaminase-like domain-containing protein — translated: MLIRYGYEITLSCPQPTALVCLLSVHEDRAADIRVPETVFTTPDVAMSTYRDLFGNRCRRLVAPAGDLTIWGDATIEDNGLRDGFFPNAREMAVPDLPDECLVYLMGSRYCETDRLSQTAWDLFGAIAPGWGRVQAVCDFVHNHIRFDYMQARSTRSAYDAFHERVGVCRDFAHLAVAFCRCLNIPARYVNGHLGDIGVPVVDPMDFSAWIEVFLDGAWHTFDPRNNVPRIGRIVVARGRDATDIPLINSFGPHLLKSFRVWTYEVTDLR
- a CDS encoding DUF1488 domain-containing protein, coding for MTLAFPNPSRSFDRTRNAVRFTGYDGMFEVPFFVATDALARSLATVGTAERSEADYLTAFDAARGAVHDAARKIYAEGRRTSYTLTVADLR
- a CDS encoding acetamidase/formamidase family protein, whose translation is MSRRFEIPSTPENMVWGYLDSSTPPILEVSSGDVVTLHSFPAGGKETLPENMPVPEDYALALDTLPQGPGPHFMTGPVFVKDAKPGDVLQVDILDVKVRQDWGFVSILPLLGTLPDDFTDYETIHPVVDHARNVCVMPWGTEIPLDPFFGIIATAPPPAWGRCGSPVPRAFGGNMDNKELRAGTTLYLPVFNEGALFFAGDGHGVQGDGEVCITALETGVTGTFRLTLRKDMELEWPFAESATHLISIGLDEDLDDAAKQATREMVKHICERTNLSRNQAYMLCSLAGNLRVTQLVDGNKGIHMMMPKSLL
- a CDS encoding Tex family protein, with protein sequence MTADISSLAARIATEIGARPQQAAAAISLLDEGATVPFIARYRKEATGGLDDTQLRLLGERLIYLRELESRRGTILESIRQQGKLTDELEATIAVVATKAELEDIYLPYKPKRRNRADIARERGLGPLAEAILNERAAVPAELATGYLTDEVVDVKSALEGARDILSEQFAQNAELIGRLRSHLRERANLRARVVEGKEEAGAKFSDYFDHVERWANVPSHRALAMLRGRNEDILALEIEADAEDPAPVKPTVRMIAQAYGIGDRLPGDAWLKEVAGWTWRVKLSLHLSIDLMTELRMKAETEAINVFARNLKDLLLAAPAGSRATMGLDPGIRTGVKVAIVDGTGKLVTTTTVYPFPPKNDVRGTQGELARLIRAHGVELVAIGNGTGSRETERLVAEMLGDMPAPKPIKVIVSEAGASVYSASEAAALEFPNIDVSLRGAVSIARRLQDPLAELVKIEPKSIGVGQYQHDVDQYHLARALDAVVEDAVNAVGVDLNTASASLLARVSGLGASLAEAVVAHRDAHGAFANRRQLLDVARLGPRTFEQCAGFLRIRDGSEPLDASAVHPEAYGVARKIVAACGRDLRTLMGDSAALGSVDARAFVDERFGLPTVRDIIAELEKPGRDPRPAFKTATFAEDVDDIKHLQPGMQLEGTVTNVAAFGAFVDIGVHQDGLVHVSQLADRFVKDAHEVVKVGDVVKVRVLEVDLKRKRISLSMRRDAGSAPRERTQPDAGPRDAGQRDAKGKAGPSRAGAPKPAPREPQGALGAALMDAFKRR
- a CDS encoding polyphosphate kinase 2 family protein, giving the protein MNLRKKLIAKPGKRIKLSKIDAAFHGNYADDEQAKDALARNVARLAELQQKLYAEKKHALLIVLQGIDAAGKDGTCWHVMAAMNPLGTYVKSFKQPTEEEQRHDFLWRVHPFAPGLGQMAVFNRSHYEEVLVPRVHDLVPKSVWSSRYDLINSFEEGLTQAGVTLLKFFLYITPEEQLERFRQRLDDPARQWKISEADYTERAHWDAYIDAYEDMLEKCSTPHAPWYVIPSNHKWFRNLAVSTIIEATLDDMKLTLPEPTVNLDEIRRKYHQAKKTGVGKAGSPADR